A single region of the Hyalangium ruber genome encodes:
- a CDS encoding sensor histidine kinase, which produces MGIRALGVLLVLLMTTPLVAAERVKTVLPGEEPRHTALAASASTPDSRMGLREPELWARYRWGVIAVLAAGVLQAALIVVLLMERRRRMGAQRLNLAVLDSLPGAVAILDASGAVLRASAPSAQREGLGALSTQRLLFPGRSYLQALQKLAHAGEQETAEVATLLEDILSGRVDEGMVEFRGPRADTWFELRARRLELPGGGAVVTVVDATPRRRAELEARRARDERAHLERVAAVGELGASIAHELNQPLSAIVTNAETAQRLLQRTPADHPLLRELLQDLIADGTRAGEIIRRTRALLKKDEVPFASLDLNALVRQVAQMVGNDVQLRGATLTLRLGDGPLSVRGDGVQLQQVLLNLIINALDAVSSCEPEERQVRVRTQRMEGRVELVVEDTGVGLSPEVQARLFEPFFTTKPAGLGMGLSISRSILELHQGRLQAEPRPGRGTLFRCSLPAA; this is translated from the coding sequence GTGGGCATACGTGCCCTGGGCGTCCTGCTGGTGTTGCTGATGACCACCCCGCTCGTGGCCGCCGAGCGGGTGAAGACGGTGCTCCCCGGGGAGGAACCGCGGCACACGGCCCTGGCCGCCAGCGCGTCCACTCCGGACAGCCGGATGGGCCTCCGCGAGCCTGAGCTCTGGGCGCGCTACCGCTGGGGAGTGATCGCGGTGCTGGCGGCAGGTGTGCTCCAGGCGGCGCTCATCGTCGTGCTGTTGATGGAGCGGCGGCGGCGCATGGGCGCCCAGCGGCTGAACCTGGCCGTGCTGGACTCGCTCCCGGGCGCGGTGGCCATCCTGGACGCGAGCGGAGCCGTGCTACGCGCCAGCGCCCCCTCGGCCCAGCGTGAGGGGCTGGGCGCGCTGTCCACCCAGCGGCTCCTCTTCCCGGGCCGCTCCTACCTGCAGGCACTCCAGAAGCTCGCGCACGCGGGGGAGCAGGAGACAGCGGAGGTGGCCACGCTGCTGGAGGACATCCTCTCGGGCCGGGTGGATGAGGGCATGGTGGAGTTCCGAGGTCCCCGGGCGGACACCTGGTTCGAGCTGCGCGCCCGGCGGCTGGAGTTGCCGGGCGGCGGCGCGGTGGTCACGGTGGTGGACGCAACGCCGCGCAGGCGCGCCGAGTTGGAGGCCCGCCGGGCCCGGGACGAGCGAGCCCACCTGGAGAGGGTGGCCGCGGTGGGCGAGCTGGGGGCCTCCATCGCCCATGAGCTGAACCAGCCCCTCTCAGCCATTGTCACCAACGCCGAGACGGCACAGCGGCTGCTCCAGCGTACGCCGGCCGACCACCCCCTGCTGCGCGAGCTGCTTCAGGACCTCATCGCCGATGGCACGCGAGCGGGAGAGATCATCCGCCGCACACGGGCGCTGCTCAAGAAGGACGAGGTGCCCTTTGCCTCCCTGGACCTCAACGCGCTGGTACGGCAGGTGGCCCAGATGGTCGGCAACGATGTGCAGCTCCGGGGCGCCACCCTCACGCTGCGCCTGGGGGACGGCCCCCTGTCCGTGCGGGGCGATGGAGTTCAGCTGCAGCAGGTGCTGCTCAACCTGATCATCAACGCGCTGGATGCGGTGAGCTCGTGCGAGCCCGAGGAGCGGCAGGTGCGGGTGCGCACCCAGCGAATGGAGGGACGCGTGGAGCTGGTGGTGGAGGACACGGGCGTGGGCTTGAGCCCGGAGGTGCAAGCGCGCCTCTTCGAGCCATTCTTCACCACCAAGCCGGCGGGACTCGGCATGGGCCTGTCTATCAGCCGTTCCATCCTCGAGCTGCATCAGGGCCGGCTTCAGGCGGAGCCTCGGCCAGGTCGCGGCACCCTGTTCCGGTGTTCACTGCCCGCGGCCTGA
- a CDS encoding response regulator transcription factor: MNQERPVVLVVDDDPSVLRSLERLLQVEGYAVETFSHPRQLLERSPAQGPRCVVMDLRMPELNGLELQEELRRAGWSHPIVFISGHGDVPAAVKAMKAGAVDFLPKPFSAADLLGAVERALAQDRQALAKQGEREALRARFSVLSPREWQVCQLVAQGRLNKQIAAELGTAEQTVRLQRSRAMEKLAVESVAELVQLMEKLEPSV, translated from the coding sequence ATGAATCAGGAGCGCCCGGTAGTGCTCGTCGTGGACGACGACCCTTCAGTCCTACGCAGCCTGGAGCGCTTGCTTCAAGTCGAGGGGTATGCGGTGGAGACCTTCTCCCATCCGCGACAGTTGCTGGAGCGGAGCCCGGCGCAGGGGCCTCGGTGTGTGGTGATGGACCTGCGCATGCCGGAGCTCAACGGCCTGGAGTTGCAGGAGGAGCTGCGACGCGCGGGATGGAGCCACCCCATCGTCTTCATCAGCGGACATGGGGACGTGCCAGCGGCGGTCAAGGCGATGAAAGCGGGGGCGGTGGACTTCCTGCCCAAGCCGTTCAGCGCGGCGGACCTGCTGGGTGCGGTGGAGCGGGCCCTGGCCCAGGACAGGCAGGCCCTGGCGAAGCAAGGGGAGCGTGAGGCGCTGCGGGCCCGCTTCTCCGTGCTGTCGCCCCGGGAGTGGCAGGTCTGCCAGTTGGTGGCCCAGGGGCGGCTCAACAAGCAGATCGCCGCCGAGCTGGGCACGGCCGAGCAGACCGTGCGCCTGCAGCGCAGCCGCGCCATGGAGAAGCTGGCCGTGGAGTCGGTGGCGGAGCTGGTGCAGCTGATGGAAAAGCTGGAGCCCTCTGTGTAA